Within the Miscanthus floridulus cultivar M001 chromosome 17, ASM1932011v1, whole genome shotgun sequence genome, the region TCGATTCCTTAAAGTCCATCCTAGCCCCACGCCAGCTTAATCACGTAAGCGTGAATCTCTTCCGAACTCACTGAAAGGTGTGGACGAACCGACAATAGTTCCTGTGTTTCCCATTATGAATGAATCATGCTTGTGGATGTAGTACAGAATGATGTTACCAAGCAGACATAAGCGATGCCTTTTAGTTGATTGGATCCTGACAGACCCTACCGGTTGTAGTTGAATTCTTAGTGTAAGCACTGAGTGGCATCAAGATGTTTTTCATTTACTGTGTTTTTATTGAATCTTCTCTTGCCTTTCCACAGGCTGCAAGGATGGCCAGTTGGCTCCGAAATCCAACTGAAAGGATAGAGCAAACCTCCTTAATCTGCTGCAGTTTACCTTCTCTGTTTTATTTCAGTCATTTTCCTTTCTACTTCACTaacttttttttattcttttctctCATGTGTTTACCAACCGATGTTCAGAGGGCATCTGCGTTGTGACAAGCTGCAAGGGTAGCTCACTTATATCATGGATTGGTAGTGGATTTTAACAACCAGGAAAACATTATCTACCCATGTGTACAAGACTAATGGATTGATCATTAGACTATGATGAATGATTCATTTTAGCAAACCGTGTGACAAGATTGTCAATGATGCTTTGGTTTTGTGTTTAGTTAGCTCTGATATAGATGGTATGTAATCTGAAATCATTTATTGTTTTTAGCTGACAATTAGTACTTTGACATCACGTTTGTTCATGTAGGCTTATATAATCATTCGTTTAATAAAGTTGAAGGTATAAtatatcttttctttttattaaATAATGTTGAGGCATGTATGCATCATTTTTATGTTGTGCTTGTCATGATAACATAATTTTAGTATGACAAGTCAGATATTTGCATTAATTTTGTAGTTTTTAAGTCGCTGACGAGTAAGAGTTTGAATCCAAGTTTATTATTCCCGTCGCAGCGCACGGAGTCACCTACTAGTATTAAAGAGGACGGGCGTTAAGGAAGAGTCTAAAAAAAATTCTGATTTGGACGCCAGTGTGGGCCTAGACAAACAGAACGAAAGTAACATCCCGGCCTTCTCCGGGCCCGGCCCAATTTCTACCTCACCCTTCCGTGTATATATATGGACTAAACAGCCCCAGGACTGCGTCTACGGTTCGCCCCTGCCTTTTCTTCTCCCGCTGACCCCTCCCCGCCTGCGCTCCCTCTCGTGGCGGCGACTGGGCGACCGCCGCCGTGCGCCAGGCGCCCAGGTCTCGTCGGGCCCCCCTTCGCCGGCGAATATCACCCTTCAGGTATGCGTTATGCCGACCCCTTTTCTTCCCTTCCTGCCTGCGTTGCGAAACCGAGCACTcaaaccctaacttaagctatctctgtattcggatctgatctaattaaaATAATTATCGGTTGTACATGTGTGAACCCATGTCCTTTACTGCGTACGACCCCTGCCACACGGGTAATTCGCCGCCGGCGGTGATCCGTGTAGCTACCATAACCATGGTATGGATTTTAGGCTGTTGAATTCGTAGCAACTAATGGGCGATTATTGGGCACCGAAATAGTCCAGCACGATTTTGTGCTGACTAGATTTGTTGATTATTTGGTGGAATTTGATTTGCTTCCTCAATATCAGAGTAGGGTATTTCATGAATAAGTTTACCCCTGTTATAATTCTGTGTGCTAGGTTGGGATGCTCGAAATAGTTTTGTCCCTGTACCTGAATTAGCCATCTCATGTCCAAGAATCGTGATCAAGCAGAAGCTAGTTTCATGATATCAACTTTTAGTTCAGCTTCATTACACAGCTCAATTTTCATCTAGGGGATAAGGCTCCACCTCTAAATTAAGCTTATCTAGGGGATAAGGTTCCACCTCTAAATTAAGCTCTAAATTTGTTCATGTGTGCTTGTGTACTGGATGTAAAACTATCAAACAACCAGAGTTAGAATCATTATCTGAATGCGCTGAAACATGCCACTTAAATGTTGAGAGAGAATCTCTAGGCATAGCTTAAAAAAACTGCCTCTGCCTATATGTTGCAAACAATTGCTTTATCTGGACTCAAATTTCACTGTTCTGTGCAGCTTGCTTAGTACTACATATTATGCTTTCTGCTATTATTTCTTTTCTGCACAGttatatttatatttaggttattatttgaatttgggattgagagATGGGGGGTtattctccttttcttttctctttttgggACTGGATTATCTGAAGGGCAATGATGGGAGGCTGGGGGGTTTCGGATGGGTACGAGGGATCAAAGAGGCCACGAATGATGATGGAATCGAATCCCTACTTCGCAGTGAACGCAGGGAGTCCATTGGATGTCTCAAAGAGGTCTAGGTTGGTGGAATCAGGCCCACCCTATTTTGGGGCTATTGGCAGCAACGCTGGTGGTGCCAGTGGTGGCTTCTACCAGCCCTTCAACAGCAACTTAACTGGTGCAGGGGCTAGCACTGGCATCCAAAACTTTCCAGGTGTCCGGCTGCGCGGTCTACCTTTTGATTGCAACGACATTGACATCTGCAAGTTCTTTGTGGGGCTGGACATAGTGGACTGCCTCCTGGTTAACAAGAATGGTCGCTTTACCggtgaggcttttgtggtcttcCCAACAGCCATGCAAGCAGAATTTGCACTGCATCGCAACAGGCAGAACATGGGCCGTCGGTATGTTGAGGTGTTCAGATGCAAGAAGCAGGAATACTACTGTGCAATAGCCAGCGAGGTGAGCCAGGGTGGTTACTTTGAGTCAGAGTATCGCCGCTCCCCACCTCCTCCGAGGCCTAAGAAGCCGGCTGAAGACAAGGGCAGCATGGAGTACACTGAAGTGCTGAAGCTCCGTGGGCTTCCCTACTCTGCCACCACTGAGGACATCATCAAGTTCTTCCTGGAGTACGAGCTGACAGAGGAGAATGTGCATATTGCGTACCGCTCGGATGGGAAAGCTACTGGTGAAGCCTTTGTTGAGTTCCCCACAGCTGAAGTTGCCAAGACAGCCATGTGCAAGGATAAGATGACCATCGGGACGAGGTACGTGGAGCTGTTTCCGTCAACCCCAGAGGAAGCAAGCAGGGCGAGATCCCGAGGCAGGCATTGATGAAACGAATGGCTCAATGATCTCTGGTTGCATGTGGCTGCGATCAAGTTTAGTTTTCACTTCGCATGCTTACCTGTATCGCTGTTAGATTGTGTTAGTCGTATCGTCATGCTGCTACTGCTCGTGTATTTGAGTATTTGACTTCTTATATGCAAACTCAACTGTAACAAATTTTCTTTGTTGGATGCACATGTTTGCCATAATCATTTATGGATTTTTGCTTCATTTTAGTTTATCCATGTTCTGTTTCTTTCGTTGATGCTGGGGATGTGATGGAATTTTCGTGTTGCAGTGAAATAGCTTGGTGAGCTCACTTTGCCCCCATAAGCTTGTGGTAATTGTGTTGCCGCTACATTGTAATAGAACGAAATGAGATCGTCCCTACTGACGCTTCAAAAAAATGTTAACCACTGGGGTTGTTGATTTACTGGCAATACATATCGAAGGCAGAAATTCCTTATAAAAGAAAGGCTCAAATTTGAGCATTTGCAAGTGTAGATTTCCAAACGTTGGTGCTGACGAATACAAACTGGCAGTGCATATACAAGGCTCAAATTTTGAGCATTAGCAAGTGTAGATTTTCAGTTCATTAGCAGCTCTTGTCAATGTGACTATCTTCTCACCCTTGTTTTCTTATCCAACTGCTCTACAATAGTGTTTAGAGACTTGTTCTGCTCCAATGCATGTTGCAATCTATCTCTAATCGTTCTACTTCACTGCATGTTGCAATCTATCTCATATCTGTATATCCAATTGTTGTTTGTAAACTACCGATTACAGAAATTACTAAATACACATATACGTGAGATGAAACAATGTAATAAAAAAAATGGAAGTTATAATGTTGTGTGTCCAATTGTTGTTTGTATAAAGTACTGATTACAGAAATTACTAAACATACACATACCTGAGATGAAAGAATGTTCTCCCTCTGTCCTGAGTAACaagtcattctaactttcttggagagtcaaagtatctaaagtttgatcaaaattatagaaaaaaataaaaagatttataacatcaaatagtTATACtacgaaaatataattaataaagaatctagtgatacttatttgatattagaaatattattattttattatataaatttgatcaaacttgtgATGTTTTGAGTCTtcaagaaagttggaatgacttataatttaggacggatggagtaataaaaaaaagaaatggaAGTTTGAGTGTTGGTGTCCAGCTTGAGTAGAGACCATAAGAAGGATGCCTTTTTTTTCTTGGATATTTAACCATTTACCACAATGGAACTTTTTCATATGTTAGTTTTAAGGAACGTTGCAAGTTTGCAACATTTCTGCAACTTTTGCTGAGAGAACGTTGCAAATATTTCTGCAACTTTTGCTTGCGTCGCTATCAGCATGGATTAGGCACAGGGAAACACCATGATGCCCTCTTTTTTCTTTCTCGTTCCTTTCTTCCTCCTCCTACCCTACCCCCCGCCCTGCCTACCTATTGACTGTGTTCTGTGACTTATACGAGTACTAATACAATTATACAATAATTCAGCTAAagtttagggtctgtttggaacgaaggaattCAAAACACAGGAATAGGAAAAAACGCAGAAATAAAGTATGATAAAAAGTGAAAAACTATGGAATTTCAAAACACAGAAACAGAAAATTTAGGTTGTTTGAAACACAGAAATGGAGAAAGGAGAGAGAAACAGGCAAGCGAGAGCAGCCACGTGACGAGAGACAGAGAGGGCACGCCAATCGCCAGATTTCCATTGATTTCAGGTGGATGCTTTTTTTCCTCCAAAATACACACAGCTCACACCCTTTCCTCCGGAAGGGAATTTTGTTTTCCCTTGTTCCAAACGCCCTAAGGGCTTCCTTTCCAGAGGAACAATAGACTCCAAAATTCCTCCAAAGTTCCTccgatccaaacaggcccttattatgcatgaatgaaaaaaaaaagataaagatGCATCCAGAAAGTCGTTGCAGCAGCAGGTGTGCTCAGCGTGGAACATATACGTTTTCCATCCAACCAGTGGCGTAATCGGCAGGGAGTGGAGCTGCATTACCTGCACACGGTTGTTGGATACAAACGAGTCAGACACAATCCAATCCCACAACGATGTTGACACTGCCACGCCACATCCCACACAATCCAATCCCAACCATAATCGCCGGCAGCCGGCGCCCGGCGTGCATAGCTGATAGCTCCGCCAGTCCCATGGCTCCGCCGCTTGCTCGCCTCATTCTGATCCTCCTCGCTGCCGCCGTCCCACTCTTGGCTGCacccgcggcggcggcagcagcggtgTTTCCGAGAGAGGCGCTCCCGACCAGGTCCGGCTACCTCCCCATCCCGCCCGCCAACGCCTCCCTCTTCTTCGCCTTCTACGAGGCCTCAGATCCGGTCACGCCGCCGGCCTCCACGCCACTCCTCCTGTGGCTGCAGGGCGGGCCGGGCTGCTCCGGCCTCCTGGGCAACTTCTTCGAGCTCGGCCCCTACTTCGTCAACCCCGACGGCGAGACCCTCTCGCGCAACCCCTTCGCGTGGAACCGCCGCTTCGGTCTCCTCTTCATCGACAACCCGCTCGGCACCGGCTTCAGCGCGGCGCCGTCCGCAGCCGACATCCCCACGAACCAGTCCGTCGTCGCCGCGCACATCCTCGCCGCACTGCAGTCCTTCTACGCCCTCGACCCGACCCTCCGGGCGCGGCCCTTCTTCCTCACGGGCGAGAGCTACGCGGGCAAGTACATCCCCGCGGCGGGCGCGCACATCCTGGACGCGAACGCGGCGCTTCCCGAGGCGCTGCGCGTGAACCTCCGCGGCGTGGCCATCGGCAACGGGCTCACGCACCCGGTCGCGCAGGTGGCCACGCACGCGGACTCGGCCTACTTCCTGGGCCTCGTGAACGCGCGGCAGAAGCGGGAGCTGGAGGCGCTGCAATCCGAGGCGGTGTCGCTGACGCTGGCGGAGCGGTGGGTCGCGGCGTCGGACGCGCGCGGGCGGGTGCTGTCGCGGCTGCAGAACATGACGGGGCTGGCCACGCTGTACGACTACGCGAAGCAGCGGGACTACGCGACGGACGCCGTGGGGAAGTTCCTGAACCGCGCCGAGGCCAAGTCCGCGATGGGCGCGCGCGGGGACGTGGCGTGGGCGGAGTGCAGCGACGCGGTGGGCGCGGCGATGCACGCGGACGTGATGCGCAGCGTGGTGCCGCAGGCGGAGTCGCTGCTGCGGCGCACCCGCGTGCTGCTGTACCAGGGCGTCCGCGACCTCCGGGACGGCGTCGTGTCCACGGAGGCGTGGCTCGCCGGGGTGCGCTGGGACGGCCTGCGCGCGTTCCTGGGCGCCCAGCGCGCCGTGTGGCGGGCGGAGGACGGCGAGCTCGCGGGGTACGTGCAGCGGTCGGGCGCGCTGGCGCACGTCGTGGTGTATGGCGCCGGCCACTTGGTGCCGGCGGACAACGGCCGCGCGGCGCAGGAGATGATCGAGGGCTGGGTGCTCGGGACGGGGCCGTTCGGCCgcggtggcgacggcgacggcgacggcaccAGGAGCGCCGCATGATGTGGCTGCCCGAGCACCCCGGCAGGCACGGTGGAATGTCCAAATGTGTCCAAGCTAATTACTGCGCGATATGGATTCTAgttgcttggatttgatttgaTGTTGTGTTTGTTGAGTGATACCGGTCGGATGGGAAGAAAATGCGGATGTTTTAACTGTTTGTTAATTGGAATGGAAAAATGCAATTCCTTTGAGACTTTTGTGTGTCATCTGTGTTGATCGCTCCAAGGTTGGCCAATCCGTTGCTTCTTCTCACCGTTCTCTGGCAGCAATCCGGCAACGCCTCGCTGTCAAGGCACGGCAAACAGCCACATGAAAGCCTCGTGTCACGTCCCCGCCGTGCCATTGCCAGTAACTGACTAACTGTTCTTCTGTTCCAATTCCGACAGCTCACCTCGCTCGTAGGCGTGGAACCGGAGCCCCAGGCGCCCACCGCGACGTGCTGGCAGCGTCTCCACTCTCCAGAGCCTGGCGTGAACACGGAGCATGCGACTGGCTCGATCCGATCAGACACGCAGCGTTTGCTGCGTGCTGGCCTTTGCTGCAGGGCTTCCAGGAGACTCGCCGGGCGGCCGGGGTAGGTGGCGGAGCTCGTGGAGGGAGTATGGCCGAAGTTGGCGTACGAGCCTGCCACCATCGTATCCCTTCCAGCCGGCGTTCATCGCTGTCCAGTCCACCATGCTGGATCGGAGGACAACAACCTCGCCAGGTCCAACGTTTTTTTTTTAGTTTAAGGGCATTCGCCCCGCCCTTTCAGTTAACATCAAAAGACCACGAGTTATTACAGCACAAGAGTTTTAAATCCAAAAAAGCGTCCACCAGGACTTAGACACCAAGAAAAGATACAGACTGAACAACTCTCTCAGCCAAGGCACTATAACCAACACATCTTCAAGCCAGGTTACGCGATATTGCAACGGCTCCGGTGGCCCAAGCAGACCAAGCAACACCAACAGCAACGATGCTGACGCAGAAACGGAAAACGCCAATTAGCCAGGCAAAATTATAGGGAAAATAATGTTGGAAATCTATTCAGCTCATTAACTAGAATCGGACCAAACAAACAAACGTATATATATGAAATAAAGGGGATCAGCTTTCACTAAGCAGTGAAGAAATTTAAGCGAGAAACAGCACTCCATAGATGGGCTATTGCATGAGCCCGGCTTGGCAAGCAAAAAGTTCTGGAGGTCCGGAGGACAGCTTTAAGCGAAAGGATAACCGTATTTTCACCTACTCAGGCAAGTTTGGAGGTATGCTTCATTAACCAAACGACTCTGGGCACTACCACGAATATCCTATTGAACTAGAGAAGAACCAATAGCACATCAGCTTCTTCTGAACAGGACAAACAAATCACGCCGGCTCCTTGGATGAGCCATGTTCAGCATGCTTCGTATGATTATTACATGATTGAAAGCGAAAAACACTTCAGCAGAGAAAGTGAGCCCTGTCTCATTCAAGTGAAACCAATCTTGCACTCAGCAATACATATAGAAGATGTCGCCTCATCTAATACTGTTACACCAAACCTGCACAAGGAAAACAGTTTGTGAAATTACATCAAAGCAGACATAAAGCAGATCAAACAAAATATACAGAGACCGTTGCATTTATGTATACCGACCATCTTCTACCACAAACTCTTTAGAAAGGTATTATCAACAAGAAACTCTTAAAAGGTTCCATAAAAAGGAAACACTTCAAAGGTTTGTGGAaactggaaacatatgcatagtgcTGACTAGGCAAACGTCAGACTGCCATTGGGTTCCTTCATTCAAATGTTTTAGCTACTAAGCTGGAAGAAACGATATAATGAGTACACAAAAAGCTCTGTTGTCTTTCCATCCTTTTCATGCTTCCATATTTTGTTCCCTGTTCCTGCCATGGTTCTTTAAATCCTCTAATATAAAAAAAATTTAATATGAAAACTCAATAACATATCCCAATATGAAACAGAGAAAGCAGTGAACATTAATGGAACATGTTTTGACTAGAATTAATACTGAGGGCTGCCTTCATATACTCCATAGATATCTGCAGACACCTCATGAAAAGGACTCAAATATAATTGTGTAATAAAAGAAACAAGTAGCTA harbors:
- the LOC136517181 gene encoding uncharacterized protein — its product is MMGGWGVSDGYEGSKRPRMMMESNPYFAVNAGSPLDVSKRSRLVESGPPYFGAIGSNAGGASGGFYQPFNSNLTGAGASTGIQNFPGVRLRGLPFDCNDIDICKFFVGLDIVDCLLVNKNGRFTGEAFVVFPTAMQAEFALHRNRQNMGRRYVEVFRCKKQEYYCAIASEVSQGGYFESEYRRSPPPPRPKKPAEDKGSMEYTEVLKLRGLPYSATTEDIIKFFLEYELTEENVHIAYRSDGKATGEAFVEFPTAEVAKTAMCKDKMTIGTRYVELFPSTPEEASRARSRGRH
- the LOC136517154 gene encoding serine carboxypeptidase-like 50, with product MLTLPRHIPHNPIPTIIAGSRRPACIADSSASPMAPPLARLILILLAAAVPLLAAPAAAAAAVFPREALPTRSGYLPIPPANASLFFAFYEASDPVTPPASTPLLLWLQGGPGCSGLLGNFFELGPYFVNPDGETLSRNPFAWNRRFGLLFIDNPLGTGFSAAPSAADIPTNQSVVAAHILAALQSFYALDPTLRARPFFLTGESYAGKYIPAAGAHILDANAALPEALRVNLRGVAIGNGLTHPVAQVATHADSAYFLGLVNARQKRELEALQSEAVSLTLAERWVAASDARGRVLSRLQNMTGLATLYDYAKQRDYATDAVGKFLNRAEAKSAMGARGDVAWAECSDAVGAAMHADVMRSVVPQAESLLRRTRVLLYQGVRDLRDGVVSTEAWLAGVRWDGLRAFLGAQRAVWRAEDGELAGYVQRSGALAHVVVYGAGHLVPADNGRAAQEMIEGWVLGTGPFGRGGDGDGDGTRSAA